From Chlamydiifrater volucris, one genomic window encodes:
- a CDS encoding histidine triad nucleotide-binding protein, translating into MTTIFGEIIAGKVPCDKVFENERFIVIHDKFPKAPVHLLIIPKKCVERFHDLSKEDLSLLSEAGAIAQQMAEKFNIADGYRLVINNGKEGGQCVFHLHIHLLGGKSLGHSFS; encoded by the coding sequence ATGACGACAATTTTTGGAGAAATAATTGCAGGGAAAGTGCCCTGCGATAAAGTTTTTGAAAACGAGCGTTTTATAGTCATTCATGATAAATTTCCCAAAGCTCCTGTTCATTTGCTAATTATTCCAAAGAAATGTGTGGAGCGGTTCCATGACCTTTCTAAGGAGGATCTTTCCTTATTATCAGAGGCTGGAGCTATAGCCCAACAAATGGCAGAGAAATTCAATATTGCTGATGGTTACCGCCTCGTGATAAATAATGGGAAAGAGGGCGGTCAGTGCGTATTTCATCTTCACATTCATCTTTTAGGCGGAAAGTCTTTGGGACATTCTTTTTCTTGA
- a CDS encoding MYG1 family protein has protein sequence MQILRSVGVHDGSFHADEVAACALLIIFGLVDEDKIVRTRDPEKLSSCEYVCDVGGVYSPEQKRFDHHQSSYSGAWSSAGMVLDYLRLIGKLVSEEYDFLNNQLIHGIDEQDNGRCFSPEGFCSFSDIIKIYSPQEEADNNEHFEEAFKKALSFTKDLILCLRAKFLYNQKCRQEVSAAMAKGGLYMEFEKPIAWLDNFFALGGEHHPAVFLVFPSSGQWILRGIPPSLDRRMEVRVPLPDAWAGLLGDQLREISGIDGGVFCHKGLFLSVWRDRESCLKALDVTLRYRGVKENL, from the coding sequence ATGCAAATTTTGAGGAGCGTGGGAGTTCATGATGGCTCTTTCCATGCTGATGAGGTTGCAGCTTGTGCGCTGCTGATTATTTTTGGTCTTGTTGACGAAGATAAGATTGTGCGCACTAGAGATCCTGAGAAGTTGTCCTCTTGTGAGTACGTTTGTGATGTTGGAGGAGTATACTCTCCCGAGCAGAAACGTTTTGATCATCACCAATCTTCTTATTCTGGGGCATGGAGTAGTGCAGGAATGGTTCTTGATTATCTTCGATTGATAGGAAAGCTCGTTAGCGAGGAATACGATTTCCTCAATAACCAGCTAATACATGGTATCGACGAACAAGATAATGGGAGATGTTTTTCTCCGGAGGGGTTCTGTTCTTTTTCCGACATTATTAAAATTTATTCTCCTCAAGAAGAGGCTGACAATAACGAGCATTTTGAAGAAGCTTTCAAGAAAGCATTGTCCTTTACCAAGGACTTGATTTTGTGTCTGAGAGCAAAATTTTTATATAATCAGAAGTGCCGTCAAGAGGTCTCTGCAGCCATGGCAAAAGGTGGTTTATACATGGAGTTTGAAAAGCCCATAGCTTGGTTAGATAATTTCTTTGCACTGGGAGGTGAACATCACCCGGCGGTTTTTCTTGTGTTTCCTTCATCAGGTCAGTGGATATTGAGAGGGATACCCCCTTCCTTAGACCGCCGCATGGAAGTGAGAGTCCCTTTGCCTGATGCTTGGGCAGGACTACTAGGGGATCAATTGCGTGAAATTAGTGGTATTGATGGTGGGGTTTTTTGTCACAAAGGGTTGTTTCTTTCTGTGTGGAGAGACAGAGAGAGTTGTTTAAAAGCATTGGATGTTACATTGCGTTATCGAGGGGTTAAAGAGAATTTATGA
- a CDS encoding MBL fold metallo-hydrolase produces the protein MGTRSLKESSKGSFVFLGTGNPEGIPVPFCSCPACKGAVHRLRSSVLVIHKGAHFLIDTGPDVRQQLLRYAVPDVDGIFLTHAHYDHVGGIDEMRSKLIVFGDTVPVVASRDTLDVLKETRKHFFQEGASLAASLSFTALEEATGRGKMGELPFSYCSYFQNEMRVTGFRFGNLAYLTDMQCYEESVFSFLEGVDTLVLSAIYRELPNVMRTRKRSHLTVEEAVDFFVKSGANRLVISHIGHVLQRELGQYQDLPGVEFAKEGQELRFTVDE, from the coding sequence GTGGGGACGAGATCTTTGAAGGAGAGTAGCAAGGGGAGTTTTGTTTTTCTTGGAACAGGGAACCCCGAGGGTATACCTGTCCCTTTCTGTTCTTGCCCGGCTTGCAAAGGAGCTGTTCATCGCTTGCGCTCCTCAGTGCTTGTTATTCACAAGGGGGCCCACTTTCTTATAGACACGGGTCCTGATGTGCGCCAACAGCTGTTACGATATGCTGTTCCAGATGTTGATGGGATATTTCTGACGCATGCCCATTATGATCACGTGGGAGGTATCGACGAGATGCGCTCGAAATTGATTGTTTTTGGGGATACGGTACCCGTTGTAGCCTCCCGAGATACCCTCGATGTTTTAAAGGAGACTAGGAAACATTTTTTCCAAGAAGGAGCTTCCCTAGCGGCCTCGCTGTCGTTCACCGCTTTAGAGGAAGCCACTGGTAGAGGCAAGATGGGAGAGTTGCCGTTCTCTTATTGTTCGTATTTTCAGAATGAAATGCGGGTGACAGGGTTTCGGTTCGGCAACTTGGCGTACCTTACCGATATGCAGTGTTACGAGGAGAGTGTTTTTTCTTTCTTAGAAGGAGTTGATACTTTGGTCCTCTCTGCTATATATCGGGAATTGCCTAATGTTATGCGAACGAGGAAGCGTTCGCACCTTACCGTGGAGGAAGCTGTAGATTTTTTTGTGAAATCTGGGGCCAATAGGTTGGTAATAAGTCATATAGGACATGTTTTGCAAAGGGAGCTTGGTCAATATCAAGATTTGCCTGGGGTAGAATTTGCTAAGGAAGGGCAAGAACTAAGGTTTACCGTCGATGAGTGA
- the aroF gene encoding 3-deoxy-7-phosphoheptulonate synthase: protein MKESSSEELLEAFPDLASLQKECIRAVSNPRRNSSVTALSPSVCFDGSDPVIIAGPCALESYEQTLEIALAVKAAGAKIFRGSAYKPRTSPYSFQGRGKEALLWHKKAQAVHGLLTETEVTCPRLTELCAEHVDILRVGMRNMQNFSLLEEVGKTGRPVILKRGASSTLKEWLLAAEYILKENNSGPVILCERGIRTFETSMRYTLDFGTALIAKEISCLPVIIDPSHAAGHRRWVLPLAQAALSLGIDGIMIEVHPHPERALSDSQQQITLEEFSKLTLSLKKMQYCN from the coding sequence ATGAAAGAAAGTTCCTCCGAAGAGCTTTTAGAGGCTTTTCCAGATCTAGCTTCTCTGCAGAAAGAATGTATCCGTGCCGTTAGCAACCCCAGGAGAAATTCTAGTGTTACGGCGCTGTCTCCGTCCGTCTGCTTTGATGGTTCGGATCCTGTCATTATCGCGGGTCCTTGCGCACTGGAGAGTTATGAGCAAACTTTAGAGATCGCTCTAGCAGTCAAAGCTGCTGGAGCAAAGATTTTTCGAGGATCAGCGTATAAACCTCGAACTAGCCCCTATAGCTTCCAAGGGCGAGGAAAAGAAGCCCTCCTGTGGCATAAAAAAGCTCAGGCTGTCCACGGATTACTTACAGAAACGGAAGTTACTTGCCCGAGACTTACCGAGTTATGTGCGGAACATGTGGACATACTCCGTGTTGGTATGCGCAATATGCAAAACTTTTCGCTCCTTGAGGAAGTAGGAAAAACAGGTAGACCAGTGATCTTGAAACGTGGTGCCAGTTCTACGCTCAAAGAATGGCTCCTTGCTGCTGAGTACATCCTGAAGGAAAACAATAGTGGACCAGTTATCCTTTGTGAGAGAGGTATTCGAACATTTGAAACCTCTATGCGTTACACATTGGACTTCGGAACAGCACTTATCGCTAAGGAAATTTCCTGCCTTCCCGTGATTATAGACCCGTCTCATGCTGCAGGGCATCGAAGATGGGTACTTCCCCTTGCTCAAGCAGCATTATCCCTGGGAATAGATGGCATTATGATAGAAGTGCATCCTCACCCTGAGAGAGCTCTTTCAGATTCTCAACAACAAATCACACTAGAGGAGTTTTCCAAACTCACTCTTTCCTTAAAAAAGATGCAATATTGCAATTAA
- a CDS encoding transporter substrate-binding domain-containing protein has protein sequence MKKYWLFYFLSFLTLSACSLSGYNRGRGGVDRERVLIVGTNATYPPYESVDEQGRVVGFDIDVATELGARLGKSVEVRELAFDALILSLKRGRIDLIVSGMSVTPSRLKEIYMVPYQGEEIEELFLISKQPLGKDPGKFSQYSSVAVQSGTFQEEYLLSLRGVHVRSFDSVAELVMEVRYGKSPVAVLEPSIGKVTVEEFPEFSHCLVPLPEDQKIFGYGIGVSKSRGDLHKEVIDHVREMKADGTMRRLERKWNLRKD, from the coding sequence ATGAAAAAATATTGGCTTTTTTATTTCTTATCTTTTCTTACTCTGTCGGCGTGTTCTCTTAGCGGATATAATAGGGGAAGAGGAGGGGTTGATAGAGAACGAGTTCTTATTGTAGGAACCAATGCTACTTACCCTCCTTATGAATCTGTCGATGAGCAGGGGCGTGTTGTAGGTTTTGACATTGACGTGGCGACTGAGCTTGGGGCTAGGCTCGGTAAGAGTGTTGAAGTGCGAGAGCTTGCCTTTGATGCATTGATTTTAAGTTTGAAACGTGGGCGCATAGATCTTATTGTCTCAGGAATGTCTGTGACCCCTTCTCGGTTGAAGGAGATTTATATGGTTCCTTACCAAGGAGAGGAAATAGAGGAGCTATTCCTTATATCCAAGCAGCCGTTGGGTAAGGATCCAGGGAAGTTTTCTCAATATTCCTCTGTGGCCGTGCAGTCTGGGACTTTTCAGGAAGAGTATTTGCTCTCTCTTAGAGGAGTCCATGTGCGGTCATTTGACAGCGTAGCGGAGTTAGTCATGGAGGTGCGCTATGGAAAGTCTCCAGTGGCTGTTCTAGAACCCTCTATCGGGAAAGTCACTGTAGAGGAATTTCCTGAGTTTTCTCATTGCCTGGTTCCTTTGCCCGAAGATCAAAAGATCTTTGGCTATGGGATAGGAGTATCTAAATCTCGAGGAGATCTTCACAAAGAGGTAATCGATCACGTTCGGGAAATGAAAGCGGACGGGACAATGCGTCGGCTTGAGAGGAAGTGGAATCTTCGAAAAGACTAA
- the mtaB gene encoding tRNA (N(6)-L-threonylcarbamoyladenosine(37)-C(2))-methylthiotransferase MtaB, which produces MTIIDKHIAENRTFRLVYLGCRVNQYEVQAYRDQLTVLGYREVKDGEEPADVCIVNTCAVTGSAESSSRHAIRQLIRRNPEARVFVTGCFADADKEFFRSLGEACILVPNKEKHLLVEKIVPYAEELPEFAVKRFEDRSRVFIKVQDGCNSFCSYCIIPYLRGRSTSRSLPSIVKEIRGVVEQGYKEIVITGINVGDYRDQDKSLADLIRTVDAIEGVERIRISSIDPEDVNEDLRDAVLSGRATCPSLHLVLQSGSNAILKRMNRKYNRQDYLDCVESLRVRNPEFSFTTDVIVGFPGETEGDFLDTVKVIETVGFVKVHIFPFSARRRTKAYEFSGALSPEVIGERKRQLSELAERVAYSSRARRIGKETSVLVESIHNGQAFGHSEFFESVWFPHEGQTLVNDVVDVMIEENSLNGLLGRRKA; this is translated from the coding sequence ATGACAATCATAGACAAACACATTGCGGAAAATAGAACGTTTAGACTGGTTTACTTAGGATGTCGTGTTAACCAGTATGAGGTGCAAGCTTACCGGGATCAGCTGACGGTATTAGGATACAGAGAGGTAAAAGATGGTGAAGAACCTGCAGACGTTTGCATTGTTAACACTTGTGCTGTTACGGGGTCCGCAGAAAGCTCCAGTAGACACGCGATAAGGCAGCTCATACGAAGAAACCCGGAAGCAAGGGTATTCGTCACAGGTTGCTTTGCTGATGCTGATAAAGAGTTTTTTCGTAGCCTCGGAGAGGCTTGCATTTTAGTTCCCAATAAAGAGAAACATCTTCTTGTAGAAAAAATTGTTCCATACGCGGAAGAATTGCCGGAGTTTGCCGTCAAACGATTCGAGGATCGTTCAAGGGTGTTTATCAAAGTGCAAGATGGATGCAATTCTTTTTGTTCCTACTGCATTATTCCTTACCTAAGGGGGAGATCTACTTCTCGGTCACTACCATCTATTGTAAAAGAAATCAGAGGAGTGGTTGAGCAAGGATATAAGGAGATTGTTATAACAGGCATCAATGTAGGGGATTACAGGGATCAGGATAAATCGCTAGCGGATTTGATTCGTACTGTTGATGCTATAGAAGGTGTTGAGAGAATTCGTATTTCTTCCATAGATCCAGAGGATGTCAACGAGGATCTTCGTGATGCAGTCTTATCTGGGAGAGCAACGTGCCCCTCATTACATCTGGTGCTGCAATCTGGTTCCAATGCTATCCTGAAACGCATGAATCGCAAATACAACCGTCAGGATTACTTGGACTGTGTAGAGTCTTTGAGGGTTCGAAATCCCGAATTTTCCTTCACTACAGACGTTATAGTAGGGTTCCCGGGGGAAACAGAAGGCGATTTTTTAGATACTGTCAAAGTGATCGAAACCGTTGGTTTCGTCAAAGTCCATATATTCCCTTTTAGTGCTCGGCGGCGTACAAAAGCTTACGAATTTTCTGGAGCATTGTCGCCAGAGGTTATAGGGGAGCGTAAGCGTCAATTATCAGAGTTGGCAGAGAGAGTAGCGTATTCTTCAAGGGCCCGAAGAATAGGTAAGGAAACTTCTGTGCTTGTCGAAAGTATTCATAACGGTCAAGCGTTTGGACATTCAGAATTTTTCGAAAGTGTTTGGTTCCCTCACGAAGGACAAACTTTAGTAAATGATGTGGTGGATGTCATGATAGAAGAAAATAGCTTGAACGGATTATTGGGGAGAAGGAAGGCGTAA
- a CDS encoding LOG family protein: MTKFLYSGNDAVSPDGFLVSPPKFLKENTYSSHMRIENIPDNFLGYLLPKESLSINLKSCLAQLGVEASVEELTLDKNKKTAEVSLLLTAYGPIASATLSLLQPGTFVAKLFAADNRRLVRTEDYLKRILHKKDRNGLPLLRLGTTHVHEEPDWQIIDGRLVAFIPLIPGVATYEQTIYGFLPFLAKALTKDNIPTRQFLSLYQTHVLAEAKVQPGNILLVKTHPLHIRTMFARVVQELLPKGFYHTTANILQPDTTASGDIYEFYGQSDEIIEKVPLEFFTIEPSKEHSFFCYRDTLQKKLENFDNLISIFNTYPDSEDRRQRKAIFICKGSDLESIDSSDWILGKQDSQSPKFLKDMPLSTAEEYLKDQPCYPFLQAIESGKITSQGVLITEYFPSTLLKGMLLSYYVRHQLKQIYFRKPSQSQGEYFSDRDRAMLLDLYTFGISVFWVDETTNTILKYVKRRGKEAGMFLPPEREQEFLDAVFFGIYGSNMIVGDFESEITSLMNSLLKMRKNTLHPLLSKTRPLAMVTGGGPGAMESGNRVARTLNILSCANVMDFEKPGNAAGVQPANTFIDAKMTYRLGELIERQDHFHLDFPIFLTGGVGTDFEMALEVVSLKTGRKLPSPVILFGVPEYWEQKLSSIYSVNLESGTIKGSEWISNCLFCVQTAQQALEVYEKFFQGVLPIGPNYPAHQKGFVSVK; this comes from the coding sequence ATGACAAAATTTCTCTACTCAGGGAATGACGCTGTATCTCCTGATGGATTCCTTGTCTCTCCACCAAAATTTTTAAAAGAAAATACGTATAGCAGTCATATGCGTATTGAAAATATCCCTGACAACTTTCTTGGATACTTATTACCTAAAGAGTCTTTATCAATAAATCTCAAAAGCTGCTTAGCTCAGCTGGGAGTCGAAGCTTCTGTAGAAGAACTAACTTTAGATAAAAATAAAAAAACAGCTGAAGTATCTCTTCTGCTGACGGCCTATGGCCCCATAGCATCAGCCACACTATCCCTCTTACAACCAGGCACATTCGTCGCTAAGTTGTTCGCTGCTGACAATCGAAGATTAGTCCGAACTGAAGACTATTTGAAAAGAATTTTGCACAAAAAGGATCGTAATGGCCTACCTCTGCTGCGCCTTGGAACAACACATGTTCACGAAGAACCTGACTGGCAAATTATCGATGGAAGGCTTGTTGCTTTTATTCCCCTCATTCCTGGTGTCGCCACCTATGAGCAAACTATTTACGGCTTCCTGCCTTTCTTAGCAAAGGCTCTTACTAAGGATAACATTCCTACAAGACAATTCTTATCTCTTTACCAAACACATGTCCTTGCTGAAGCGAAAGTGCAACCAGGCAATATCTTACTTGTAAAAACTCATCCCCTACACATTCGAACAATGTTTGCTCGAGTTGTCCAAGAACTGCTGCCTAAAGGGTTCTATCACACAACAGCAAACATTCTACAACCCGATACAACAGCTTCTGGCGATATATACGAGTTCTATGGTCAATCCGATGAGATTATCGAGAAAGTTCCCTTAGAATTCTTTACAATAGAGCCCTCTAAGGAGCATTCCTTCTTTTGCTACAGAGACACCTTACAAAAAAAGTTAGAGAATTTTGATAATTTAATTTCCATTTTTAACACCTATCCTGACTCTGAAGATCGTAGGCAACGCAAGGCTATCTTCATATGTAAAGGAAGTGACTTAGAATCCATAGATTCTTCAGATTGGATCTTGGGGAAACAAGATTCCCAATCTCCCAAATTCTTAAAAGACATGCCGCTGTCTACAGCCGAAGAATACTTGAAAGATCAACCCTGTTATCCATTTCTGCAAGCTATAGAATCAGGGAAAATTACTAGTCAAGGAGTGCTAATTACTGAGTATTTCCCATCTACACTTCTTAAAGGCATGCTTCTGTCCTACTACGTACGTCATCAGCTCAAACAAATTTATTTCCGCAAGCCTTCTCAATCACAAGGGGAATATTTTTCCGATAGAGATCGCGCCATGCTCCTGGACCTTTATACCTTTGGAATTTCTGTTTTCTGGGTTGATGAAACGACCAATACCATCCTCAAATACGTAAAACGAAGAGGCAAAGAAGCCGGTATGTTCTTGCCTCCAGAAAGGGAACAAGAATTTTTAGATGCTGTCTTCTTCGGCATTTATGGGTCCAATATGATTGTGGGTGATTTTGAATCTGAAATAACTTCTCTCATGAACTCTTTACTAAAGATGAGAAAAAACACCCTTCACCCCCTGCTATCCAAAACCCGTCCATTAGCTATGGTCACGGGGGGAGGACCTGGAGCTATGGAATCTGGCAACCGAGTAGCACGCACTCTAAATATCCTCTCTTGCGCTAACGTCATGGATTTTGAAAAACCAGGAAACGCAGCGGGAGTACAGCCGGCAAATACTTTTATTGATGCCAAAATGACTTATCGTTTGGGAGAACTGATAGAGAGACAAGACCATTTCCACCTAGATTTCCCTATCTTCCTTACTGGAGGCGTAGGAACAGACTTTGAAATGGCTCTAGAAGTCGTTAGCCTAAAGACGGGACGTAAACTTCCTTCCCCCGTGATCCTGTTTGGGGTTCCTGAATACTGGGAGCAAAAACTCTCCTCAATATACTCGGTCAATTTAGAATCTGGAACTATCAAAGGTTCTGAATGGATTAGCAACTGCCTATTCTGTGTGCAAACAGCCCAACAAGCTTTGGAGGTGTACGAAAAATTTTTCCAAGGGGTCCTACCTATAGGTCCAAACTATCCTGCTCATCAGAAAGGATTTGTCTCTGTCAAATAG
- the hflX gene encoding GTPase HflX — protein MSEEAFSERLVDFSGVTLPRPEQDPSQALLISCYEDRKEEKLAKDHVLELAELARSCGITTIETRTFHLRTLAPSSYLSEGKAKEVEEVLRLFPSIGVIIFDDEITASQQRNLEKRFGTLVMDRTEVILDIFSQRAITAEAGIQVELAKAKYLLPRLKRMWGHLSRQKSGGGGGYVKGEGEKQIELDKRMIKEKIHRLSSRLKESIKHREMQRKAKERSGIPSFALIGYTNAGKSSLFNALTDAGTYAEDKLFATLDPKTKRCLLPNKLPVLITDTVGFVRKLPHTLVAAFRSTLESALRDRFLIHVVDVSHPSAEEHIATTTALLKELKITDPKIITVLNKTDLCTDNKMLSKLRLFCPLPILVSCVNGTGISSLLQTMEDLVVADYKETALVIPCKEYHRVAELLEAGLVISKRFDEDNVRLRAFLPPSLEKKFLQYTPSSHSD, from the coding sequence ATGAGTGAAGAGGCTTTTTCAGAACGTTTAGTGGATTTTTCTGGTGTTACATTACCTCGTCCTGAGCAGGACCCTTCACAAGCACTACTAATATCTTGTTACGAAGATCGCAAAGAAGAAAAACTTGCCAAAGATCACGTGTTGGAATTAGCAGAGTTGGCGAGATCGTGCGGTATCACTACGATAGAGACTCGTACTTTTCATCTACGTACGCTAGCTCCGTCATCATATCTTAGTGAAGGGAAAGCCAAAGAAGTCGAAGAGGTGCTTCGTTTATTCCCGAGCATTGGTGTGATTATTTTTGATGATGAAATTACGGCTTCTCAGCAAAGGAATTTAGAGAAGCGCTTTGGAACCTTGGTTATGGATCGCACTGAGGTCATTTTAGATATTTTTTCTCAAAGAGCGATAACTGCGGAAGCAGGGATTCAAGTGGAATTAGCTAAAGCCAAATACTTGTTGCCGCGTTTGAAGCGTATGTGGGGGCATCTATCTCGGCAAAAATCTGGGGGCGGAGGAGGATACGTTAAAGGAGAAGGTGAGAAGCAAATAGAGTTAGATAAGCGCATGATCAAGGAGAAGATCCATAGATTGTCATCGCGCTTGAAGGAATCCATAAAGCATCGAGAAATGCAGCGTAAGGCTAAGGAACGTAGTGGGATACCTTCATTTGCCTTGATAGGGTATACGAATGCAGGAAAGAGTTCATTATTCAATGCTTTGACAGATGCAGGAACTTATGCTGAAGACAAGCTATTTGCTACGCTGGATCCCAAGACAAAGAGATGTTTGCTTCCAAATAAATTACCTGTACTTATCACAGATACTGTAGGTTTTGTTCGTAAGCTACCACATACTTTGGTCGCAGCATTTCGCAGTACCTTAGAGTCTGCCCTCAGAGATAGGTTTCTTATTCATGTTGTGGATGTTTCTCATCCTTCTGCTGAAGAGCATATAGCAACAACAACGGCTCTATTGAAAGAATTGAAGATTACTGATCCAAAGATTATCACCGTTCTGAATAAAACAGATTTGTGTACGGACAATAAGATGCTCAGCAAGCTTCGTTTGTTCTGCCCGCTTCCCATACTTGTCTCTTGTGTTAATGGAACGGGCATTTCTAGTTTGCTACAAACTATGGAAGATTTAGTAGTTGCAGACTACAAAGAAACAGCATTAGTCATTCCTTGTAAGGAATACCATAGAGTTGCAGAGTTATTGGAAGCTGGGCTGGTAATTTCTAAGCGTTTTGATGAGGACAATGTGCGTCTTCGGGCGTTCTTGCCTCCCAGTTTAGAAAAAAAGTTTTTACAGTATACTCCTTCGTCTCATTCCGATTAG
- a CDS encoding HEAT repeat domain-containing protein — MVNSFSDVESFSRQFLIGNHSPKVAELYLKSLAAQGNFSAWSEEYFRLSLVYPELRESRDVLEHFCSEVLKRGFKDSSYTVRCLSLLASGMAGDFRLVPCILEALDDDNYYVRGLAVQVASHYPTDVVRKEIARIAFSDRSSFVRSLAYHSCAELGMREILPKLFSVASNRLLVASERREAVKAIAGLVEAEEFQRCISESSLSDIEMALFVCEFSLNHDVDDIFAVFRDYLNHSCLDVKKAVLSVAVRKGKNTLSKEKDFLSRVRELVKEGFSKEIVYAGAAVLFFVDDPLGEEILSQGLCSASSRDCELASEALASLGVYGKNLAKAHLSSVCSRKSIVDLATILLVNRESVEDAGNAILSFLQSSERQVSSSTRNLLCLGEEKSFHCPDSFNQSSLQETRDLELGLRLVRLVILSGYSKSREVLQSFASERRLFQGGHFLGMFIEDGAEEETELFLAKMVEDKNFSMQLEAALLQLRLYGTAHVLQKVTTMYTNCSWHEKLEIIESIAVSRNRSAIPFLVIGCQESLPTLRVACAGAIFYLLK; from the coding sequence ATGGTAAACTCTTTTTCCGATGTGGAATCATTTTCCAGACAATTTCTGATTGGCAATCATTCCCCAAAAGTTGCTGAACTGTATTTGAAGTCATTAGCTGCCCAAGGGAATTTTAGTGCATGGAGTGAAGAGTATTTTCGTTTGAGTCTTGTATACCCTGAACTACGAGAATCTAGAGATGTTCTGGAACATTTCTGTAGTGAGGTTTTGAAAAGAGGATTTAAAGATTCCTCTTACACCGTGCGTTGCCTATCTTTGTTGGCATCCGGAATGGCTGGCGACTTTCGTTTAGTTCCTTGTATTCTAGAGGCTTTGGATGATGATAATTATTATGTGCGTGGGCTAGCTGTTCAGGTCGCCTCACATTATCCAACAGATGTTGTCCGAAAAGAAATAGCTAGGATTGCTTTTAGTGATCGGTCTTCTTTTGTTCGTTCGCTGGCATATCATTCTTGCGCTGAACTTGGGATGAGGGAAATCTTGCCTAAGTTGTTTTCTGTAGCTTCAAACCGTCTTTTAGTTGCTAGTGAACGTAGGGAGGCTGTCAAGGCTATTGCAGGATTGGTAGAGGCAGAAGAGTTTCAACGATGCATTTCTGAAAGTTCTTTAAGTGATATAGAAATGGCTCTTTTTGTTTGTGAGTTTTCTCTAAACCACGACGTTGATGATATCTTTGCAGTTTTTAGGGACTATTTGAATCATAGCTGTTTGGACGTAAAGAAAGCCGTTTTGTCGGTAGCTGTTAGGAAGGGGAAGAATACTTTATCTAAGGAGAAGGATTTTCTTTCTCGTGTTCGAGAACTTGTTAAAGAAGGTTTTTCTAAGGAAATAGTTTACGCGGGTGCTGCCGTCTTATTTTTCGTCGATGACCCTCTCGGAGAGGAAATTTTGTCTCAGGGTTTATGCTCAGCATCTTCTCGTGATTGTGAGCTAGCTTCTGAAGCTTTAGCAAGTTTGGGAGTCTATGGTAAGAATCTTGCTAAGGCGCATTTGTCAAGTGTTTGCTCTAGGAAATCTATTGTTGATTTGGCAACCATCCTTTTGGTTAACAGGGAGTCTGTGGAAGATGCTGGGAATGCGATACTATCTTTTTTACAGTCTTCGGAGAGGCAAGTGTCTTCGTCTACAAGGAATTTACTTTGCCTAGGAGAGGAGAAATCTTTTCATTGTCCAGATTCTTTTAACCAATCTTCCCTGCAGGAAACACGGGATCTAGAATTAGGATTGCGCCTGGTGCGCCTTGTCATTCTTTCTGGGTATTCTAAAAGTCGAGAAGTTCTACAATCTTTTGCTTCGGAAAGAAGACTTTTTCAAGGAGGTCATTTTCTCGGAATGTTTATTGAGGATGGGGCAGAAGAGGAAACGGAGCTTTTTCTAGCGAAGATGGTAGAAGATAAGAATTTTTCTATGCAATTAGAAGCTGCTTTATTGCAGTTAAGATTATATGGTACCGCTCATGTTCTTCAGAAAGTCACGACTATGTATACGAACTGTTCTTGGCATGAAAAGTTAGAAATCATTGAATCCATCGCTGTTTCCAGGAACCGTTCGGCAATTCCCTTTCTCGTCATTGGATGTCAGGAATCTTTGCCGACTCTTCGTGTAGCTTGCGCAGGGGCCATCTTTTATTTACTTAAGTAG